In a genomic window of Akkermansiaceae bacterium:
- the sufD gene encoding Fe-S cluster assembly protein SufD, translated as MTTHSQITNNKSQIPSAPVPAWFADLQQSALKEYQDIPMPTRRDENWRFGNLKQLDFDDFTPEEKSEISYSIPKLPEGVICLPFEQALLEHGDLVKEHFMKRETRLGSVKYTTLHKANVKSGLFVYVPDGVRVEKPIEVSHVISGSNKTAFPHTLIITGKNAEVSVLDRFTSANEDDTGLCIAVNDLIAGDGSKLSYCAIQELNLSSRMIQVNATQVGRDAHAVAFTLNTGAQWARNEAISLMDGEGAHSDMLSCSIPCGTQQYDQRTYQHHAAPRTNSDLLYKNTLYGTSRTVFSGLILVDEGAHYTDAYQTCRNLMMEDTAEANSMPGLEINADQVKCSHGSTSSSISDDEIFYLCARGIPPRKARRLIANGFSVEAVERLRNERLEEAVVEAIDRKFATIR; from the coding sequence ATGACCACGCACTCACAAATCACGAATAACAAATCACAAATACCATCCGCGCCAGTCCCAGCCTGGTTTGCAGACCTGCAACAATCAGCTCTCAAGGAATACCAGGACATCCCGATGCCCACCCGGAGGGACGAAAACTGGAGATTCGGAAATCTCAAACAACTCGACTTCGATGACTTCACCCCGGAGGAGAAAAGTGAAATCAGCTACTCGATCCCCAAACTGCCTGAAGGTGTGATTTGCCTTCCATTTGAACAGGCGCTCCTGGAGCACGGAGACCTTGTGAAGGAACACTTCATGAAACGTGAAACCCGGCTTGGCTCGGTCAAGTACACAACACTGCACAAAGCAAATGTGAAAAGCGGCCTCTTTGTCTACGTCCCCGATGGTGTCCGGGTCGAAAAACCCATCGAGGTGAGCCATGTCATTTCCGGTTCTAACAAAACAGCCTTCCCCCACACCTTGATCATCACCGGCAAAAACGCCGAGGTCAGCGTGCTCGACCGCTTTACCAGCGCCAACGAAGACGACACCGGCCTCTGTATCGCCGTCAACGACCTCATCGCCGGCGACGGCTCCAAGCTGAGCTACTGCGCCATCCAGGAACTCAACCTGAGCAGTCGGATGATCCAGGTGAATGCCACCCAGGTGGGTCGCGATGCCCATGCTGTTGCGTTTACCCTCAACACCGGTGCCCAGTGGGCGCGTAACGAGGCGATCAGCCTCATGGACGGTGAAGGTGCCCACTCGGATATGCTGTCATGCTCGATTCCCTGTGGAACCCAGCAATACGACCAGCGCACCTACCAGCACCACGCCGCGCCGCGCACGAACAGCGACCTGCTCTATAAAAACACCCTTTACGGCACCTCCCGCACCGTTTTCTCCGGCCTCATCCTCGTTGACGAGGGGGCGCATTACACCGACGCCTACCAGACCTGCCGGAACCTGATGATGGAGGATACCGCTGAAGCAAACTCAATGCCCGGTCTGGAGATCAACGCCGACCAGGTGAAATGCTCACACGGCAGCACTTCTTCCAGTATCAGTGACGATGAGATATTCTATCTCTGCGCAAGGGGTATTCCACCACGCAAGGCACGCCGACTGATCGCCAACGGATTCTCCGTCGAGGCCGTCGAACGTCTGCGCAACGAACGGCTGGAAGAGGCTGTTGTCGAGGCGATCGACCGTAAATTCGCGACGATTCGATAA